From one Lotus japonicus ecotype B-129 chromosome 3, LjGifu_v1.2 genomic stretch:
- the LOC130743729 gene encoding uncharacterized protein LOC130743729 — MGLKKQLHPIKVGDKYMIPPARYTMSKEEKINFCRILKDVRFPDAYASNIGRCVNINELKISGLKSHDYHVILERLLPLAIRGLLPKDACDPLIELSLFFGDLCSKELELNELDRLQNQIAVTLCKLERIFPPSFFDVMVHLSIHLANEAKTGGPVQYRWMYPIERFLRVLKSYVRNKARPEGSIAEGYVSEECMTFCARYLTDMDSRLNRPDRYMDYASNESVLRLQQLGDERISKQLEILSKGPDFRVFNHKGYILNGFKFRTKDAEKHLKTQNSGVIVKGDELTGHVDFYGVVRKITEIRYLNSNFAILFECDWFEAPSEGQNQGMGYRRDEYGFISIDMTKLYYKSDPYILASQAGLVYYVKYSDKENWYTVVKVKPRHVFDLPNVEVDDDLEAYQLNELGDTHGQLKTPSVNQDEVVLNEDDDAPLVNQDDEVLNRHDVAGLCLDESIIDKEEEQKELDDASDSDSDEEESHASEYDLSEKEDSDTE; from the exons ATGGGACTCAAGAAGCAGCTTCATCCTATAAAGGTTGGGGATAAATATATGATTCCACCAGCACGTTACACGATGTCAAAGGAAGAAAAGATTAATTTTTGTCGTATCTTGAAGGATGTGAGGTTTCCTGATGCATATGCCTCAAATATAGGTCGTTGCGTAAATATAAATGAACTCAAGATTTCAGGACTTAAAAGTCATGATTATCATGTTATACTTGAGAGACTTCTTCCCCTTGCCATAAGAGGATTGCTTCCCAAGGATGCTTGTGATCCTTTGATTGAGTTGTCTTTATTCTTTGGTGATTTATGCTCTAAAGAGTTAGAATTAAATGAGCTGGATCGTTTACAGAATCAAATTGCAGTGACACTTTGTAAGCTGGAGCGCATCTTCCCTCCGTCATTTTTTGATGTTATGGTTCATCTATCAATTCACTTGGCAAATGAAGCAAAAACTGGAGGTCCTGTTCAATATAGATGGATGTATCCTATTGAAAG aTTTTTGCGCGTTCTAAAGAGTTATGTGCGCAACAAAGCACGGCCAGAAGGTTCCATAGCAGAAGGCTATGTGTCTGAAGAGTGTATGACATTTTGTGCTCGATATTTGACCGACATGGATTCTAGATTAAATCGGCCAGATAGATATATGGACTATGCAAGTAATGAATCT GTTTTGCGATTACAACAATTGGGTGATGAGAGGATTAGTAAACAACTAGAAATATTATCAAAAGGGCCGGACTTTCGAGTGTTCAACCACAAAGGATACATTCTAAATGGCTTCAAGTTTCGTACAAAAGATGCTGAGAAACACCTAAAAACCCAAAACAGTGGTGTGATAGTGAAAGGGGATGAGTTAACCGGACATGTTGATTTTTATGGTGTGGTTAGAAAGATCACTGAAATAAGATATTTGAATAGCAACTTTGCTATACTATTTGAATGTGATTGGTTTGAGGCTCCTTCCGAAGGCCAAAATCAGGGCATGGGATATAGGAGAGATGAATATGGATTTATTAGTATAGATATGACAAAGTTATATTACAAAAGTGATCCATATATCTTGGCATCTCAAGCTGGTTTGGTTTATTATGTAAAATACAGTGACAAGGAAAATTGGTATACGGTTGTTAAAGTCAAGCCAAGACATGTCTTTGACTTGCCAAATGTTGAAGTTGACGATGACTTGGAAGCATATCAACTAAATGAGTTGGGTGATACACATGGACAACTGAAAACACCATCAGTAAACCAAGATGAAGTTGTTTtaaatgaggatgatgatgcaCCATTAGTAAATCAAGACGATGAGGTTTTAAATAGGCATGATGTTGCAGGTCTATGCTTGGATGAAAGTATTATTGACAAGGAAGAAGAACAAAAAGAATTGGATGATGCAAGTGACTCAGatagtgatgaagaagaatctcaTGCAAGCGAATATGATTTGTCTGAGAAAGAAGATTCTGACACAGAATAA
- the LOC130743730 gene encoding uncharacterized protein LOC130743730 — protein sequence MAPPTQVMDSTHPNSSNATMSQQQGEGSRTKKAGRGKTTGTSVTKKKMKSATGKLPLCIPLDKMVAVGPGAPDFVTEISVLVKKKAPFNVKGWKKVPDTAKDHILSQVFDTFDIDQTEHNKEVILNTAKRLYGSHRGKLHEHFKKYETNEMALEHKPDEISEEDWEHLVDKFSSPTYKEMSARNKANKSKQVINHRCGRKSFQAVSYDARDPETQKEPNYQDLWRMTHTNNNGEWVNEASREVHMKVQETSMKMLEQADEEAEKDPIINGAFKSVLGERSFYCRGLGAGIQPTKGKSTAALHGQLVSEREKRQGMEMKLVEVETQLQEERSKREEMVARIEDSQRQLEEREKQFEEKVEKQLEERMEKKLEERMTAFFFRFHSAGQSS from the exons ATGGCACCCCCAACTCAGGTAATGGATTCAACACATCCAAATTCTTCAAATGCTACTATGAGTCAACAACAAGGAG AGGGTTCAAGAACAAAAAAAGCTGGAAGAGGAAAAACAACTGgaacaagtgttacaaaaaagaaaatgaagagtgCTACTGGAAAATTGCCCCTTTGTATTCCTCTTGACAAGATGGTGGCGGTTGGACCAGGAGCTCCAGATTTTGTTACTGAAATTTCTGtgcttgtaaaaaaaaaggCTCCTTTTAATGTCAAAGGGTGGAAAAAAGTTCCTGACACGGCAAAAGATCATATACTATCACAAgttttt GATACTTTTGATATTGATCAAACGGAGCATAACAAAGAGGTTATTCTTAATACAGCAAAAAGACTCTATGGAAGCCATAGAGGTAAACTTCATGAACACTTTAAAAAGTATGAAACAAATGAGATGGCTTTGGAACATAAGCCTGATGAGATAAGTGAGGAAGATTGGGAGCACTTGGTAGATAAGTTTTCAAGTCCTACCTATAAG GAAATGAGTGCCAGGAACAAAGCAAATAAATCAAAACAAGTTATCAACCATAGATGTGGAAGGAAGTCATTTCAAGCTGTTAGCTATGATGCG agagATCCTGAAACTCAAAAGGAGCCCAATTATCAAGATTTATGGAGAATGACTCAtacaaacaacaatggagaatgGGTAAATGAGGCTTCTAGGGAAGTTCAT ATGAAGGTTCAAGAAACTTCCATGAAGATGTTAGAACAAGCAGATGAGGAGGCTGAGAAAGATCCAATTATCAATGGTGCTTTTAAATCAGTTTTAGGGGAACGTTCATTTTATTGTCGTGGTCTTGGTGCTGGAATTCAACCAACAAAAGGAAAATCTACTGCAGCTTTACATGGACAATTAGTGAGCGAGCGAGAAAAGCGTCAGGGCATGGAAATGAAACTGGTAGAAGTTGAGACTCAACTTCAAGAAGAGCGTAGCAAGAGAGAAGAAATGGTTGCGCGCATTGAAGATAGTCAAAGGCAACTTGAAGAAAGGGAAAAACAATTTGAAGAAAAAGTAGAAAAGCAACTTGAGGAAAGAATGGAAAAGAAACTTGAGGAAAGGATGACAGCCTTCTTTTTTAGATTCCACTCG GCTGGACAATCTTCATGA